A stretch of Anolis sagrei isolate rAnoSag1 chromosome X, rAnoSag1.mat, whole genome shotgun sequence DNA encodes these proteins:
- the LOC132780966 gene encoding zinc finger protein 436-like, which yields MEEKPYTCAVCGQSFTQSGHLRSHQRTHTGEKPYTCLVCGQSFTQSGHLRSHQRTHTGEKPYKCLECGMSFTESGSLHRHQMTHTGEKPYKCLECGQSFARSGSLRSHQGTHTGEKPYTCLECGQSFTESRNLRRHQRIHAGDKPYKCLECGISCTTSSNLCRHQRTHTGEKPYTCLDCGQSFSHSGNLRSHRRTHTGEKPYQCLECGMSFADSGGLRSHQRTHTGEKPFECLECGKNFTYRASLRSHQRTHTGEKPYECLECGKRFTYSTSLRTHQKTHTGEKPYKYLECGPSFTQTENLYSQEDSL from the coding sequence ATGgaagagaaaccctatacatgtgctgtgtgtggacagagcttcactcagagtggacatctacgttcacatcaaaggactcacactggagagaaaccctatacatgtcttgtgtgtggacagagcttcactcagagtggacatctacgttcacatcaaaggactcacactggggagaaaccttataaatgcctggagtgtggaatgagcttcactgagagtggaagtcTGCATAGACATCAaatgactcacactggagagaaaccctataaatgcttggagtgtggacagagctttgctcggaGTGGAAGTTTACGTTCACATCAAgggactcatactggggagaaaccctatacatgtctggagtgtggacagagcttcactgagagtaGAAATCTACGTAGACACCAAAGGATTCACGCTGGAGATAAACCCTATAAGTGTCTGGAGTGCGGAATAAGCTGCACTACGAGTTCAAATCTatgtagacatcaaaggactcacactggagagaaaccctatacgtgTCTGgattgtggacagagcttcagtcaTAGTGGAAATCTACGGTCACAtcgaaggactcacactggggaaaagccCTATCAATGCTTGGAGTGCGGAATGAGCTTCGCTGACAGTggaggtctacgttcacatcaaaggactcacactggggaaaaaccctttgaatgcttggagtgtggaaagaattTTACTTATCGtgcaagtctacgttcacatcaaaggactcacactggggagaagccctatgaatgcctggaatgtggaaagaggttCACTTATAGTACaagtctacgtacacatcaaaagactcacactggggagaagccttaTAAATACCTGGAGTGTGGGCCAAGCTTCACTCAGACTGAAAATCTGTATTCACAAGAAGACTCACTCTGA